A window from Citrus sinensis cultivar Valencia sweet orange chromosome 5, DVS_A1.0, whole genome shotgun sequence encodes these proteins:
- the LOC102613045 gene encoding plastidal glycolate/glycerate translocator 1, chloroplastic, whose amino-acid sequence MAATPLAVPQNLSSHHSQSHFSFANCVNLKQSHHRIHPRSTLVAPNGVSAPHKFSSFKKFSKPITVLGHNSKFLQMGSQETQNLSIKSMASDSGSTSATLSKRVLGIAHLVVSLGIILVVEKLLKKAFVAAAIKFPSALFGMFCIFSILMILDSTIPDAATSLMSFFEPALLFIQRWLPLFYVPSLVILPLSVRDIPAASGLKICYIIFGGWFASLCVAGFTAIAVRKIVKTEMIDAEPMAKPSPFSPTEVWAWSGVFLISFVAALFYPTALGTSARTCLPFLLASTVLGYMVGSGLPSDVKKVFHPIICCALSADLAALAFGYLSKSGLDPVLGNYLTKVSSNPGAGDILMGFLGSVIFSFAFSMFKQRKLVKRHAAEIFTSVILSTLFSLYSTALAGRLVGLEPTLTVSILPRCITVALALSIVSLFEGANSSLTAAVVVVTGLIGANFVQATLDKLRFRDPIARGIATASSAHGLGTAALSAKEPEALPFCAIAYALTGIFGSLICSVPAVRQSLLAIAG is encoded by the exons ATGGCTGCTACCCCTTTGGCCGTTCCCCAAAATTTATCATCACATCATTCACAGTCACATTTCTCTTTCGCAAATTGCGTCAATTTGAAGCAAAGTCATCACAGAATCCATCCAAGATCGACACTTGTTGCTCCCAACGGCGTCTCGGCCCCTCATAAATTCTCTAGTTTCAAGAAATTCAGCAAACCGATCACAGTTCTTGGACACAACTCTAAGTTCCTGCAAATGGGTTCTCAGGAAActcaaaatctttcaattaaatccatgGCTTCCGACAGTGGCAGCACTTCAGCAACACTATCCAAAAGAGTGTTGGGGATTGCGCACTTGGTTGTATCACTTGGGATAATTCTTGTGGTGGAAAAGTTGTTGAAAAAGGCATTTGTGGCCGCGGCTATAAAGTTTCCCAGTGCTTTATTTGGAATGTTTTGCATATTCTcaattttgatgattcttgATTCTACAATCCCCGATGCAGCAACAAGTTTGATGAGCTTCTTTGAACCTGCGCTTTTGTTCATTCAAAGATGGCTTCCGTTGTTTTATGTTCCATCTTTGGTGATTTTGCCGCTCTCTGTTCGTGATATCCCTGCTGCTTCGGGCCTCAAGATTTGCTACATTATCT TTGGGGGCTGGTTTGCTTCACTTTGTGTTGCAGGTTTTACAGCTATTGCGGTGAGGAAAATTGTAAAAACAGAAATGATAGATGCTGAGCCTATGGCAAAACCTTCGCCTTTTTCTCCTACAGAAGTGTGGGCATGGAGTGGGGTCtttcttatttcatttgtCGCTGCATTGTTTTATCCAACAGCCTTGGGGACAAGTGCTCGAACATGCCTCCCATTCCTACTTGCCTCCACTGTGTTAGGCTACATGGTTGGTTCTGg ATTACCGTCTGATGTGAAGAAGGTTTTCCATCCAATTATTTGCTGCGCGCTATCTGCAGATTTGGCGGCACTGGCCTTTGGCTACCTGTCAAAATCTGGGCTTGATCCTGTTCTAG GCAATTACCTGACAAAGGTGTCATCTAACCCGGGAGCTGGTGATATCCTGATGGGATTTTTGGGTTCTGTTATTTTCTCATTTGCCTTCTCAATGTTCAAACAGAGAAAG cTCGTTAAAAGGCACGCGGCTGAAATTTTCACGTCTGTCATTCTATCAACACTATTCTCACTGTATTCAACTGCACTTGCTGGCCGTCTTGTTGGTTTAGAGCCGACTTTGACAGTTTCTATTCTACCCAGATGTATAACCGTGGCATTAGCCCTTAGCATCGTATCATTGTTTGAAG GTGCCAATTCATCTCTCACGGCTGCGGTTGTGGTAGTAACTGGCTTGATTGGAGCAAATTTTGTGCAAGCAACACTTGACAAATTACGGTTTCGTGATCCTATTGCTCGAGGAATAGCAACCGCATCAAG TGCTCATGGACTGGGAACAGCAGCTTTGTCAGCCAAGGAACCTGAGGCTCTCCCATTTTGTGCCATTGCTTATGCTCTCACCGGAATATTTGGCTCTTTGATTTGCTCAGTTCCGGCAGTCAGGCAAAGTTTGCTAGCAATCGCTGGTTGA
- the LOC102613925 gene encoding 4-coumarate--CoA ligase-like 6: MEKFLQTFSSERINTSQWYSPETGIYHSKHPSVNLPANDSLLDVDSFIFSHKHNGRTALVDSLSGYSISYPQLFPLVQSVASGLRHHFGISQGDAVLLLLPNSIYFPVIFLALLYLGAIVIPMNPLLSVSEIKKQVTLCKTKISLAFTIYENVDKLRSWGTTPVVAVPENLVNDFKEGRFSDFHKLIAGKFDLVERPVIRQQDTAAILYSSGTTGASKGAELTHGNFIAAVELFVRFEASQYEYLSSEAVFLAVLPMFHIYGLSLFALGLLSLGPSVVVMRRFEASEMLKVIDKYGVTHFPVVPPILMALTKAAKGLCGNSLKSLKQVSSGAAPANNKIIEDFVGAFPHVDFIQGYGMTESTAVGTRGFNTKKFSKYFSVGLLAPNIQAKVVDWVNGCFLPPGSTGELWLRGPGTMKGYINNADATMSTIDKEGWLHTGDIAYFDEDGYLYIVDRLKEVIKYNGYQISPADLETVLICHPEILDVAVTGAMDKVLGEIPVAFVVRRDGSTLTEAAVIDYLAQRVAPYKKVRRVVFTKSIPKSAAGKVLRRELRKFLTSKL, from the exons ATGGAgaaatttttacaaacattttcGTCAGAAAGAATAAACACTTCCCAATGGTATTCACCTGAAACAGGCATTTATCACAGCAAGCATCCCTCTGTTAACCTTCCCGCGAATGACTCACTTCTTGACGTTGActccttcattttctctcaCAAACACAATGGCCGCACGGCTCTCGTTGATTCCTTATCTGGGTACTCAATCTCTTACCCGCAGCTCTTCCCTTTGGTGCAGTCTGTGGCCTCTGGTCTCCGCCACCACTTTGGCATTTCACAAGGTGATGCCGTTTTGCTCCTTTTGCCCAATTCCATTTACTTTCCTGTAATTTTCTTGGCTCTTTTGTACTTGGGTGCTATTGTAATTCCAATGAATCCATTGCTTAGTGTTTCAGAAATCAAGAAACAGGTCACTTTGTGTAAGACCAAGATAAGTCTTGCATTTACTATATATGAAAATGTTGATAAGTTAAGGTCCTGGGGTACTACTCCTGTTGTTGCTGTGCCTGAAAATCTTGTTAATGATTTTAAAGAAGGTAGATTTTCTGATTTTCATAAGCTCATTGCTGGAAAGTTTGATTTAGTTGAAAGACCAGTGATTAGGCAGCAAGATACAGCTGCAATTTTGTATTCATCTGGTACCACGGGTGCAAGCAAAGGTGCTGAGTTGACCCATGGGAATTTTATAGCTGCGGTTGAGCTTTTTGTGAGGTTTGAGGCTTCGCAGTATGAGTATTTGAGTTCTGAGGCTGTGTTTTTAGCAGTACTACCAATGTTCCATATATACGGGCTCTCACTTTTTGCTTTAGGATTGTTGTCGTTGGGGCCTAGTGTTGTTGTGATGAGGAGGTTTGAAGCCAGTGAGATGTTAAAAGTGATAGATAAATATGGAGTTACTCATTTTCCAGTTGTTCCACCAATATTGATGGCGTTGACAAAAGCAGCAAAGGGTCTTTGTGGAAATAGCTTGAAGAGTTTGAAGCAGGTTTCTTCTGGGGCAGCTCCTGCAAATAACAAGATCATTGAGGACTTTGTTGGGGCTTTTCCTCATGTTGATTTTATTCAG GGTTATGGCATGACTGAGTCAACTGCAGTAGGAACTCGAGGCTTCAATACTAAAAAGTTCAGTAAATACTTTTCAGTTGGACTTCTGGCTCCCAACATACAAGCGAAAGTGGTAGATTGGGTTAATGGCTGCTTCTTGCCTCCTGGTTCTACTGGTGAACTTTGGCTACGAGGACCTGGAACCATGAAAG GGTACATTAATAATGCTGACGCAACTATGTCAACAATTGATAAAGAAGGTTGGCTGCATACTGGAGACATTGCTTATTTTGATGAAGACGGATACCTATATATAGTTGACCGCTTAAAGGAGGTTATCAAATACAATGGCTATCAg ATTTCTCCTGCTGATCTAGAAACTGTGCTGATTTGCCATCCTGAGATTCTTGATGTTGCTGTAACTGG AGCCATGGATAAAGTGCTTGGGGAGATACCGGTGGCATTTGTAGTGAGAAGAGATGGAAGCACACTAACTGAGGCTGCTGTTATCGACTATCTTGCTCAACGG GTTGCTCCATACAAAAAGGTGAGGAGGGTGGTTTTTACAAAGTCGATACCCAAGTCTGCTGCTGGGAAGGTCCTCCGGAGAGAACTTAGGAAATTTTTAACTTCTAAACTTTAG